A window of the Synchiropus splendidus isolate RoL2022-P1 chromosome 6, RoL_Sspl_1.0, whole genome shotgun sequence genome harbors these coding sequences:
- the LOC128760651 gene encoding bladder cancer-associated protein, whose protein sequence is MYCLQWLLPVLLIPKPLNPALWFNHSMFMGFYLLSFLLERKPCTICALVFLAALFLICYSCWGNCFLYHCQDAALPNAAHDPAIVGT, encoded by the coding sequence ATGTATTGCCTCCAGTGGCTGCTTCCTGTGCTGCTCATCCCCAAACCCTTAAATCCTGCATTGTGGTTCAATCACTCGATGTTCATGGGCTTCTACCTGCTCAGCTTCCTGCTGGAGAGGAAGCCCTGCACCATCTGTGCCTTGGTCTTCCTTGCTgccctcttcctcatctgttaCAGTTGCTGGGGTAACTGCTTTCTCTACCACTGCCAGGATGCTGCGCTGCCCAACGCAGCGCACGACCCTGCCATTGTGGGAACCTAG